One Haloplanus vescus DNA window includes the following coding sequences:
- the fdhF gene encoding formate dehydrogenase subunit alpha, which translates to MSSESSDESDGPVKTICPYCGVGCGIQITKDDEGEVSFRPWGDAPVNEGSICIKGGAATQSVNHEDRLTEPLIRDDDGELQEVSWDEAYEYVVDNMERIREEHSAQGMGFYGCSKAMNEDNYLIQKLARRYGTNSIDTCTRMCHSSTVYALKNSLGEGAMTNSMEDLEESADVFWIQGANPGEQHPIANSQYFRQAVLEGATVIQVDPHANKTTRSFEIDETDRHMHLQLEPGTDIPLLNIVLKTILENDWIDEEFIAERTEGFEHLKETLEDFDKEEAAEECGVPLEDIELAAEKYAMANNAAIFTGMGMSQHTCGVDNVQNEINLALITGNLGRPGTGVNPLRGQNNVQGASDVGAMPNVLPGYRDVSDPEVRADVEEVWDFEIPETPGLTNVEVSHEIGDTIHGLYIMGENPVMSEPDTNQVEKRLEELDFMVVQDIYETETAEYADVILPATSWAERDGTVVNTDRRTQRMRGVGKVHPNTKHDQEILCDIGNRLFGDGTFDFDGPEEVFEELRQVAPIFHGMTYDRLGEEGVHWPCYEPGDEGDDYLYGDGFTTESGLGQIEGVKHQPPKETPDEDYPLILTTGRIIEHYNTGTMSRRSATLNRVEPENFVDIHPNDAETYGVEDGEYITLKSRRGEIEVEARVTEDIKEGTVWTTPHFPESGGNRLTNDVLDERAKIPEFKAAAAEIEVTVDTDANADAPADD; encoded by the coding sequence ATGTCATCCGAATCCAGCGACGAATCGGACGGGCCAGTCAAGACTATCTGTCCGTACTGTGGGGTGGGGTGCGGTATCCAGATAACGAAGGACGACGAGGGCGAAGTCTCCTTCCGACCGTGGGGTGACGCCCCAGTCAACGAAGGGAGTATCTGTATCAAGGGCGGCGCGGCGACCCAGTCGGTCAATCACGAGGACCGGCTGACTGAGCCGCTCATCCGCGACGACGACGGCGAACTGCAGGAAGTCTCCTGGGACGAGGCGTACGAGTACGTCGTCGACAACATGGAACGCATCCGCGAGGAGCACAGCGCCCAGGGGATGGGCTTCTATGGCTGTTCGAAGGCCATGAACGAGGACAACTACCTCATCCAGAAGCTCGCCCGGCGCTACGGCACCAACAGCATCGACACCTGTACCCGGATGTGTCACTCCTCGACGGTGTACGCGCTCAAAAACAGCCTCGGCGAGGGCGCGATGACCAACAGCATGGAGGACCTCGAAGAGTCCGCGGACGTCTTCTGGATTCAGGGCGCTAACCCCGGCGAACAGCACCCCATCGCCAACAGCCAGTACTTCCGACAGGCCGTCCTCGAGGGTGCGACGGTCATTCAGGTCGACCCCCACGCCAACAAGACGACGCGGTCGTTCGAAATCGACGAGACCGACCGTCACATGCATCTCCAGCTCGAGCCGGGCACGGACATCCCGCTGCTCAACATCGTCCTCAAGACGATTCTGGAGAACGACTGGATCGACGAGGAGTTCATCGCCGAGCGCACCGAGGGCTTCGAGCACCTGAAAGAGACGCTCGAAGACTTCGACAAGGAGGAGGCCGCCGAGGAGTGTGGCGTCCCGCTCGAAGACATCGAACTCGCCGCCGAGAAGTACGCGATGGCGAACAACGCCGCTATCTTCACTGGCATGGGGATGAGCCAGCACACCTGCGGCGTCGACAACGTCCAGAACGAAATCAACCTCGCGCTCATCACGGGCAACCTTGGCCGTCCCGGCACGGGCGTCAACCCGCTCCGCGGGCAGAACAACGTGCAGGGCGCGTCCGACGTGGGCGCGATGCCGAACGTCCTCCCCGGCTACCGCGACGTGTCCGACCCCGAGGTTCGCGCAGACGTCGAGGAGGTCTGGGACTTCGAGATTCCGGAGACGCCCGGCCTGACGAACGTCGAAGTCTCTCACGAAATCGGCGACACCATCCACGGGCTCTACATCATGGGCGAGAACCCGGTGATGAGCGAACCCGACACCAACCAGGTCGAGAAGCGACTCGAAGAACTCGACTTCATGGTGGTGCAGGACATCTACGAGACGGAGACGGCCGAGTACGCCGACGTGATTCTGCCCGCAACGTCGTGGGCAGAGCGCGACGGCACCGTCGTCAACACCGACCGCCGCACCCAGCGGATGCGCGGCGTCGGCAAGGTCCACCCGAACACGAAACACGACCAGGAAATCCTGTGTGACATCGGCAACCGTCTGTTCGGCGACGGCACCTTCGACTTCGACGGTCCCGAAGAAGTGTTCGAGGAACTCCGACAGGTCGCGCCCATCTTCCACGGCATGACCTACGACCGCCTCGGCGAGGAGGGTGTCCACTGGCCCTGCTACGAGCCCGGCGACGAGGGTGACGACTACCTCTACGGCGACGGCTTCACGACCGAGAGCGGTCTCGGGCAGATAGAGGGCGTCAAACACCAGCCGCCCAAGGAGACGCCCGACGAGGATTACCCGCTCATCCTCACCACGGGTCGTATCATCGAACACTACAACACGGGCACGATGAGTCGGCGCTCCGCGACGCTCAACCGCGTCGAACCGGAGAACTTCGTCGACATCCATCCCAACGACGCCGAGACGTACGGCGTTGAGGACGGCGAGTACATCACGCTCAAATCTCGACGCGGCGAAATCGAGGTCGAGGCCCGCGTCACCGAGGATATCAAGGAAGGCACGGTGTGGACGACGCCGCACTTCCCCGAATCCGGTGGCAACCGCCTCACGAACGACGTGCTCGACGAGCGCGCGAAGATTCCGGAGTTCAAGGCCGCTGCGGCAGAAATCGAGGTCACGGTAGACACCGACGCCAACGCCGACGCGCCGGCTGACGACTAA
- a CDS encoding PGF-CTERM sorting domain-containing protein, translated as MATRRQFLIGAAAATTGLAGAAGSASAQAQTFELELTEDGFVGRAPSSIEGTTNPTLEVEAGSRYTIEWTTSFIPESTQAGTARHNLVIATEDGVLRRGEYVFQTGVSRTATFNAAANLSQYHCEEHMGEGGDFNVSGGDMSTATATEGGDMGTATPTESGGEGGEGGEGGEGGETSGGGPGFGVGAAVTALGAATYGALKRDSDE; from the coding sequence ATGGCGACGCGAAGACAATTCCTGATCGGTGCTGCGGCAGCGACGACCGGACTGGCCGGCGCCGCGGGATCGGCATCCGCACAAGCACAGACCTTCGAACTCGAACTTACGGAAGACGGGTTCGTTGGTCGAGCACCCTCCAGCATCGAGGGGACGACCAACCCGACGCTGGAAGTCGAAGCTGGTAGCCGGTATACCATCGAATGGACGACGAGTTTCATTCCCGAGAGTACGCAGGCCGGCACGGCCCGCCACAACCTCGTCATCGCGACTGAGGACGGCGTCCTGCGCCGTGGCGAGTACGTCTTCCAGACGGGCGTCAGTCGCACGGCGACGTTCAACGCCGCCGCGAACCTCTCCCAGTATCACTGTGAAGAGCACATGGGCGAAGGCGGCGACTTCAACGTCTCCGGCGGCGACATGAGCACCGCGACGGCCACCGAAGGTGGCGACATGGGCACCGCGACGCCCACCGAGAGCGGTGGCGAAGGCGGCGAAGGCGGCGAAGGCGGCGAAGGCGGCGAAACCTCGGGGGGCGGCCCCGGCTTCGGCGTCGGCGCAGCAGTGACCGCGCTCGGTGCGGCGACCTACGGCGCCCTGAAGCGCGACAGCGACGAGTAA